One genomic region from Natrarchaeobius halalkaliphilus encodes:
- a CDS encoding NUDIX hydrolase — MTDVTYVQKACAYITRSTGELLVFEGPGHDGLQIPKGTLETDESPKEALFREVLEESGLGTLNATQHLSTDVWTRRRSPPKRYVRHFFHSTVHEPRDRWTHRVTDGGDEHGSEFELYWVRPSTSRTFALDLDDYVQLLPTAEPPGDLATASD; from the coding sequence ATGACTGACGTCACCTACGTCCAGAAGGCGTGTGCGTACATCACCCGATCGACGGGAGAGTTGCTCGTCTTCGAAGGACCGGGTCACGACGGCCTGCAGATCCCGAAGGGAACGCTCGAGACGGACGAATCACCGAAGGAAGCGCTGTTCCGCGAAGTGCTCGAGGAGAGCGGCTTGGGAACGCTGAACGCGACACAGCACCTCTCGACGGACGTCTGGACGCGGCGTCGATCCCCACCCAAACGTTACGTCCGTCATTTCTTTCACTCGACGGTTCACGAGCCACGCGATCGGTGGACCCACAGGGTGACCGACGGCGGCGACGAACACGGCTCCGAGTTCGAGCTGTACTGGGTTCGGCCCTCCACGTCGCGAACCTTCGCGCTCGATCTCGACGATTACGTCCAGTTACTGCCGACCGCCGAGCCGCCCGGCGACCTCGCGACGGCATCGGACTGA
- a CDS encoding sensor histidine kinase, with protein MGWVVSVSEIVVLASGVLALVLALETLRHRSDPMAWPVALLLCSAAAWAFPYGLSIGATSPETTLFWNRLRYPGTVVVPLAYFAVAMTYAGKREWFSRRLIGALSVVPLGMLVGVFTNRYHGYFWQSTSVTRVNETAIVAFDPGVLFWTNLLYSYALVGTGLALLIYTFFRSGPIYRKQSALLVVGGAAPLLTNIAVNVLTEPGSSVDFTMTALTISGGAFAVALFHFDLLDLRPVARDTLVEELDDAVIVADHEGTVVDVNGVGEAVLDDPSIGDPIEAVLPEEINGVLSDENEDGHSSGPARSDEEFVVQGDGRTRIYRCRSTPITDQLDRRTGHIIYLDDVTDLVEREQRISVLNRVLQHNVRNELSLVIGHLDSAMETATDPTADHITEARESASQVIELSNKARTLERTINTSATTEAVPVSTTLDRVLEDVRSAYPDATFETATSEEQVSVAVASETLFEATVENLLENAVVHNDSDRPRATVRVEKRDSIVRLSVRDNGPGIPEGEFQILQNRTETPLDHGSGLGLWIAKWTATLSDGDLTITERESGGTAVTLSLPIADD; from the coding sequence ATGGGTTGGGTGGTTTCGGTGTCGGAGATAGTCGTCCTCGCGAGCGGAGTTCTCGCACTTGTACTCGCACTGGAAACCCTGCGACACCGAAGCGACCCGATGGCGTGGCCCGTCGCCCTCTTGCTGTGTAGTGCTGCCGCCTGGGCGTTTCCGTACGGTCTGAGTATCGGCGCCACCTCGCCGGAGACAACGCTGTTCTGGAACCGGCTTCGGTATCCGGGAACGGTGGTCGTTCCCCTGGCCTACTTCGCCGTCGCGATGACCTACGCGGGAAAGCGTGAGTGGTTTTCGAGACGGCTTATCGGCGCGCTGTCGGTGGTTCCACTCGGTATGTTGGTCGGCGTGTTCACGAATCGGTACCACGGCTACTTCTGGCAATCTACGTCGGTGACTCGAGTCAACGAGACCGCGATCGTCGCGTTCGATCCGGGGGTACTCTTCTGGACGAACCTCCTGTACTCCTACGCCCTCGTGGGAACGGGTCTGGCGTTACTCATCTATACCTTCTTCAGATCGGGTCCGATCTACCGGAAGCAATCGGCGCTGTTGGTGGTCGGTGGAGCCGCCCCACTGCTGACGAACATCGCAGTCAACGTTCTCACGGAACCGGGGTCGAGCGTTGACTTCACGATGACTGCATTGACGATCTCCGGCGGAGCATTCGCGGTTGCCCTGTTTCACTTCGACTTGCTCGATCTGCGCCCGGTCGCGCGGGATACACTCGTCGAAGAACTCGATGATGCAGTGATCGTCGCCGACCACGAGGGAACCGTCGTCGACGTCAACGGCGTCGGGGAAGCCGTCCTCGACGATCCCAGCATCGGGGATCCGATCGAAGCCGTGCTCCCCGAGGAGATCAACGGCGTTCTCTCCGACGAGAACGAAGACGGGCACTCCAGCGGTCCCGCTCGAAGCGACGAGGAGTTCGTCGTTCAGGGGGACGGACGAACGCGCATCTACCGGTGTCGATCGACGCCGATCACTGATCAACTCGATCGGCGGACCGGTCACATCATCTACCTCGACGACGTGACCGATCTCGTCGAACGCGAACAGCGCATCAGCGTGCTGAACCGGGTTCTTCAACACAACGTTCGAAACGAACTCTCGCTGGTCATCGGACACCTCGATTCTGCGATGGAGACGGCAACCGATCCGACCGCCGACCACATCACCGAGGCCAGAGAGAGCGCCTCACAGGTCATCGAACTCAGCAACAAAGCGCGGACGCTCGAGCGGACCATCAACACCTCCGCGACGACCGAAGCAGTCCCCGTCTCGACGACCCTCGACCGAGTTCTCGAGGACGTCCGGTCGGCGTATCCGGACGCCACTTTCGAAACGGCGACGTCCGAGGAGCAGGTGTCGGTTGCCGTTGCGTCGGAAACACTGTTCGAAGCGACCGTCGAAAACCTCCTCGAGAACGCCGTCGTTCACAACGACAGCGATCGACCGCGAGCAACCGTTCGAGTCGAAAAGCGCGATAGCATCGTCCGTCTTTCCGTCCGCGACAACGGACCCGGAATACCGGAGGGTGAGTTTCAGATCCTCCAGAACCGAACCGAGACGCCGCTCGATCACGGAAGCGGGCTCGGGCTGTGGATCGCCAAGTGGACGGCGACGCTGTCCGATGGCGACCTCACGATCACCGAGCGGGAGTCGGGCGGGACGGCCGTCACGCTCTCGTTGCCGATCGCCGACGACTGA
- a CDS encoding SDR family oxidoreductase: MTEPIRTLLTGATGTLGGQLRPRLRDAGHAVRAASRSPPSEPDADAEWVEMDLADGTGIEAALENVDVVVHAASAPRGDTEAVDVEGTRRLLDAAAQAGISNVCYVSIVGVDSVPLTYYQHKLEAERAAEASEVPSTIVRLTQFHSFVFDVLEAISRVPVWPLPVDVPLQPIEPGEAAAAVVDRATADPQGRVPPVGGPEVRTVGELARAYRTATGSRRPIVPVPIPGAVAAGFRSGEATCPDRTVGTTTWKRWLAHQSTS, from the coding sequence ATGACCGAACCGATTCGAACCCTACTCACCGGCGCAACCGGAACGCTCGGCGGGCAGCTCCGTCCTCGACTTCGCGATGCGGGTCACGCGGTTCGTGCGGCGAGTCGATCGCCGCCCAGCGAGCCCGACGCGGACGCGGAGTGGGTCGAGATGGACCTCGCCGACGGAACCGGGATCGAGGCCGCCCTCGAGAACGTCGACGTCGTTGTCCACGCGGCGAGCGCCCCCCGAGGAGATACCGAGGCCGTCGACGTCGAGGGCACTCGCCGACTCCTCGACGCGGCCGCCCAGGCGGGGATCTCGAACGTCTGTTACGTTTCGATCGTCGGCGTCGATTCGGTCCCCCTGACGTACTACCAGCACAAACTCGAGGCAGAGCGTGCCGCGGAGGCGAGCGAGGTGCCGTCGACGATCGTTCGGCTCACGCAGTTTCACTCGTTCGTCTTCGACGTCCTCGAGGCGATCTCGCGGGTGCCCGTTTGGCCGCTTCCGGTCGACGTTCCCCTCCAGCCGATCGAACCGGGAGAGGCCGCGGCCGCGGTCGTCGATCGCGCGACGGCCGACCCGCAGGGACGTGTCCCGCCCGTCGGCGGACCCGAGGTCCGAACGGTCGGTGAACTCGCTCGAGCGTATCGTACCGCAACGGGGTCGCGCCGGCCGATCGTGCCGGTCCCGATTCCGGGTGCCGTCGCGGCAGGCTTCCGGTCGGGCGAGGCCACGTGCCCGGACCGGACCGTCGGCACCACGACCTGGAAGCGGTGGCTGGCACACCAATCGACGTCCTGA
- the prf1 gene encoding peptide chain release factor aRF-1 has protein sequence MSQEGEQEQSDRKKYEFRKVIEDLTDYEGSGTQLVTIYIPDDRQVSDVVQHVTQEHSEAANIKSKQTRTNVQDALTSIKDRLRYYDTYPPEKGMVLFSGAVDAGGGQTTMVTKVLESPPQPVESFRYHCDSDFLTEPLENMLADKGLYGLVVLDRREANVGWLKGKRIEPVKSASSLVPGKQRKGGQSAQRFARLRLEAIDNFYQEVAGMANDLFVPKRHELDGILVGGPSPTKDEFLDGDYLHHEIQDNVIGKFDVAYTDESGLKDLVDNAEDALADAEVMKDKQQMEEFFEELNAGDLATYGFEQTRRNLMMGAVDRLLISEDLRKDVVTYDCEACGNTDRDVIDRRSSMPEHGCSECGSDVDATEEDREDAIDHLIEIAEQRGTETKFISTDFEKGEQLYNAFGGFAGLLRYSTGV, from the coding sequence ATGAGCCAGGAGGGCGAGCAGGAGCAATCCGACCGGAAGAAATACGAGTTCCGGAAGGTCATCGAGGATCTCACAGACTACGAGGGCTCTGGCACACAGCTCGTGACGATTTACATCCCGGACGACAGACAGGTCAGTGACGTCGTCCAGCACGTCACCCAGGAACACAGCGAAGCGGCCAACATCAAGTCCAAACAGACGCGAACCAACGTCCAGGACGCACTGACGAGCATCAAAGACCGACTCCGATACTACGACACCTACCCCCCCGAAAAGGGGATGGTGTTGTTCTCGGGTGCAGTCGACGCCGGCGGCGGTCAGACCACGATGGTCACCAAGGTGCTCGAGAGCCCGCCCCAACCGGTCGAATCGTTCCGATACCACTGCGATTCAGATTTCCTCACCGAACCGCTCGAGAACATGCTCGCGGACAAAGGGCTCTACGGCCTGGTCGTCCTCGACCGGCGTGAGGCGAACGTCGGCTGGCTGAAAGGCAAGCGAATCGAGCCGGTCAAGTCCGCCTCGTCGCTCGTTCCCGGCAAACAGCGAAAAGGTGGCCAGTCCGCCCAGCGATTCGCTCGCCTGCGTCTCGAGGCGATCGACAACTTCTATCAGGAGGTCGCCGGGATGGCGAACGACCTCTTCGTTCCGAAGCGCCACGAACTCGATGGGATTCTCGTCGGCGGCCCCTCCCCGACGAAAGACGAGTTTCTCGACGGCGATTACCTCCACCACGAGATTCAGGACAACGTCATCGGCAAGTTCGACGTCGCTTACACCGACGAGTCGGGGCTGAAAGACCTCGTCGACAACGCCGAGGACGCACTCGCAGACGCGGAGGTAATGAAGGACAAACAGCAGATGGAGGAGTTCTTCGAGGAACTCAACGCGGGCGACCTCGCCACCTACGGGTTCGAACAGACCCGCAGAAACCTGATGATGGGCGCAGTCGACCGTCTGCTGATCAGCGAGGACCTACGGAAAGACGTCGTAACCTACGATTGTGAGGCCTGTGGAAACACCGACCGCGACGTGATCGACCGTCGGTCGTCGATGCCCGAACACGGCTGCAGCGAGTGTGGATCCGACGTCGACGCGACCGAAGAGGACCGCGAGGACGCGATCGACCACCTCATCGAGATCGCAGAACAACGCGGTACCGAAACGAAATTCATCTCGACTGACTTCGAGAAGGGCGAACAGCTGTACAACGCCTTCGGCGGCTTCGCCGGATTGCTCCGGTACTCGACCGGCGTATAA
- a CDS encoding PRC-barrel domain containing protein: MTENTLEKSDEGKRVLNVDGTEVGRIVAVEGGRGYVVPDPGLVSTIRAKLGWGTVPEDGHPLDEGSIEEITDDAIHLRGTL; this comes from the coding sequence ATGACGGAGAACACACTGGAGAAATCGGACGAGGGGAAACGAGTTCTGAACGTCGATGGCACCGAAGTCGGTCGGATCGTCGCGGTCGAAGGGGGACGAGGATACGTGGTTCCCGATCCGGGTCTCGTCTCGACGATCAGAGCAAAGCTCGGATGGGGAACGGTTCCAGAGGACGGACACCCACTCGACGAAGGCAGTATCGAGGAAATTACCGACGACGCGATCCACCTTCGCGGAACGCTCTGA
- a CDS encoding aldo/keto reductase, translated as MRYTELGNSDVEVSEVGFGAWVVGTDWWGDRSEDDAIEMIRYAVDRGITYFDTGDVYGHGRSEELIGRALTDVRDEVTVATKVGYDFYNNPQAGHGELPKEMDPEYLRKAVERSLERLEMDSIDVLQLHNANVEEITPDILELLDELEEEGIIHATGLALGPSIGWLAEGDLAIEEEFDSVQLVWNVLEQEVGNHFLETIEETGSSTSLIPRVPHSSGILNEQVTPETELGEGDHRGFRPDEWYETGWEKLEKLRFLECAEQRSADDERAEQRSADDERAAEGDRERTMAQASIAWLLSHDPVATVTPTFRTTTDIDEWAAASDVPKLSSVELDRVEDLYENGFHIDRDDGMDALRSSVGGDDIESAGLDKLAAD; from the coding sequence ATGCGATACACCGAACTGGGTAACTCCGATGTCGAGGTCAGCGAGGTCGGCTTCGGTGCGTGGGTCGTCGGCACCGACTGGTGGGGCGACCGTTCTGAGGACGACGCGATCGAGATGATCCGGTACGCCGTCGACCGGGGGATCACCTACTTCGATACCGGCGACGTCTACGGCCACGGTCGGAGCGAAGAATTGATCGGACGGGCACTGACGGACGTCCGCGACGAAGTGACGGTCGCGACCAAAGTCGGCTACGATTTCTACAACAACCCCCAGGCCGGCCACGGGGAGTTGCCAAAGGAGATGGATCCGGAGTACCTTCGGAAGGCCGTCGAACGGAGCCTCGAGCGCCTCGAGATGGACTCGATCGACGTCCTGCAGCTTCACAACGCGAACGTCGAGGAGATCACTCCCGACATCCTCGAACTGCTCGACGAACTCGAAGAGGAGGGGATCATCCACGCGACGGGACTCGCACTCGGTCCGTCGATCGGCTGGCTGGCAGAGGGCGACCTCGCGATCGAAGAAGAGTTCGACTCCGTCCAGCTCGTCTGGAACGTCCTCGAACAGGAGGTCGGAAATCACTTCCTCGAGACGATCGAGGAGACCGGCTCGTCGACGAGTCTAATCCCGCGGGTCCCACACTCTTCGGGAATCCTGAACGAACAGGTCACGCCCGAGACCGAACTGGGCGAGGGAGATCACCGCGGATTCCGCCCCGACGAGTGGTACGAAACCGGCTGGGAGAAACTCGAGAAGCTCCGATTTCTCGAGTGCGCGGAGCAACGGTCCGCGGATGATGAACGCGCGGAGCAACGGTCCGCGGATGATGAACGCGCAGCCGAAGGCGACCGCGAGCGTACCATGGCCCAGGCGTCGATCGCGTGGCTCCTCTCACACGACCCAGTTGCCACCGTGACGCCCACGTTCCGCACGACGACGGATATCGACGAGTGGGCGGCCGCGAGCGACGTTCCCAAACTCTCGAGTGTGGAACTCGATCGGGTCGAGGATCTCTACGAGAACGGCTTTCACATCGATCGAGACGACGGCATGGATGCGTTACGCTCGTCGGTCGGCGGCGACGACATCGAATCGGCGGGACTTGACAAGTTGGCAGCAGACTGA
- a CDS encoding acyltransferase: MTKRYVSLPDEAEAGMREFIDEVDERLSSDEDTCSVVEDVLLDLSGDRDAYDRWQDGESVSLATQVRLQSYDPCNTTLESEYYAEKDEAEFRRSKHLQWLWRQFDSLPIADNVEFALRFRRMLADHLFSDCGTDCRFFKGITFTYGHNISIGDNTVVHDDVHLDDRGTLTIGDRVSISDGVHIFSHDHDVVDQTEVRNYHTIIEDDVRLTYDSMVRAGNKVGENAIVGARGVVQNDVPAHHIVVGMPARSVKIKPGWESAATPIDEAGVNRQEERHLEYDIPDGLEVFDEFDRDLQLPR; this comes from the coding sequence ATGACAAAGCGGTACGTCTCGCTTCCCGACGAGGCGGAAGCGGGCATGCGCGAGTTCATAGACGAGGTCGACGAACGGCTCTCGAGCGACGAGGACACCTGTTCGGTCGTCGAGGACGTTCTGCTCGATCTCTCGGGAGACAGAGACGCCTACGATCGCTGGCAGGACGGGGAGTCAGTTTCGTTGGCGACGCAAGTTCGCCTGCAGAGTTACGATCCATGTAACACCACGCTCGAGAGCGAGTACTACGCCGAAAAGGACGAAGCCGAATTCAGGCGATCGAAACACCTCCAGTGGCTCTGGCGACAGTTCGATAGCCTTCCGATCGCGGACAACGTCGAGTTCGCGCTTCGATTCCGTCGAATGCTCGCGGACCACCTCTTTTCCGATTGCGGAACGGACTGTCGCTTTTTCAAAGGGATCACGTTCACCTACGGACACAACATCAGTATCGGGGACAATACCGTGGTCCACGACGACGTTCACCTCGACGATCGCGGAACGCTGACCATCGGAGATCGTGTTTCGATCTCCGACGGCGTCCATATCTTCAGCCACGATCACGACGTCGTCGATCAGACCGAGGTCAGAAACTATCACACGATCATCGAGGACGACGTTCGCCTCACCTACGATTCGATGGTTCGTGCCGGGAACAAAGTCGGGGAGAACGCGATCGTCGGGGCGCGTGGTGTCGTCCAGAACGACGTTCCCGCACACCACATCGTCGTCGGCATGCCCGCACGGAGCGTCAAGATCAAACCCGGCTGGGAGTCCGCCGCGACGCCCATCGACGAGGCCGGCGTCAACCGACAGGAAGAACGCCACCTCGAGTACGACATTCCCGACGGCCTCGAGGTGTTCGACGAGTTCGATCGCGACCTTCAGCTGCCACGATAG
- a CDS encoding PrsW family intramembrane metalloprotease: MQRRRDPVERADQQSTDLYDVSTWEPRSFLDVLAYSIYNAINYGLRAIVLAVALAITLLLLVQPGILVLEQPLLGLFFGLSVVPAALLAGFIWYTDITSNEPIGLLVATFVLAVLFATFAAVVNSVTRPWFEAIPLVGTVLFFFLIVGPVEETVKLLAVRVFAYRSESFDAVIDGAVYGAIAGLGFAAIENAIYIAETVSETEMGLYTAATGITTVRALVGPGHVIYSAIAGYYLGLAKFNPQYAGPLVVKGLLIAAVVHATYNSTVSVVPDVIASLAAIPLEFAFIGYVILFDLAIGYYLYRKIVRYRRTYSSVRNDTDDASSPELTEFEPPTR, encoded by the coding sequence ATGCAACGCAGGCGAGATCCGGTCGAACGAGCCGATCAGCAGTCGACCGACCTCTATGACGTCTCGACGTGGGAGCCGCGATCGTTCCTCGACGTGCTGGCGTACAGCATCTACAACGCGATCAACTACGGACTCCGCGCGATCGTCCTCGCCGTCGCTCTTGCGATCACCCTTCTGTTGCTCGTTCAACCGGGTATTCTCGTCCTCGAGCAGCCGCTGCTCGGTCTCTTCTTCGGGCTTTCGGTCGTCCCCGCGGCGTTGCTCGCCGGATTCATCTGGTATACGGACATCACGTCGAACGAGCCGATCGGACTGCTCGTCGCGACGTTCGTCCTGGCAGTTCTGTTCGCGACGTTCGCCGCGGTCGTCAACTCCGTAACGCGACCGTGGTTCGAGGCGATTCCGCTCGTCGGCACGGTGCTCTTTTTCTTCCTGATCGTCGGTCCCGTCGAGGAGACGGTCAAACTGCTCGCGGTTCGCGTCTTCGCCTACCGAAGCGAGTCCTTCGACGCGGTCATCGATGGGGCCGTCTACGGTGCGATCGCTGGTCTCGGATTCGCCGCGATCGAGAACGCGATCTACATCGCGGAGACGGTCTCTGAAACCGAAATGGGACTGTACACCGCGGCGACCGGTATCACCACGGTTCGTGCGCTCGTCGGTCCCGGCCACGTCATCTACTCCGCCATCGCGGGCTACTATCTCGGGCTCGCGAAGTTCAATCCGCAGTACGCCGGCCCCCTCGTCGTCAAAGGGCTGTTGATCGCCGCGGTGGTACACGCCACCTACAACTCCACCGTCAGCGTCGTTCCCGACGTCATCGCCTCGCTGGCCGCTATCCCTCTCGAGTTCGCGTTCATCGGCTACGTGATCCTCTTCGATCTCGCGATCGGCTACTACCTCTACCGAAAGATCGTCCGGTACCGCCGGACCTACAGCAGCGTCAGGAACGACACTGACGACGCCTCGAGTCCGGAGCTGACGGAGTTCGAGCCGCCGACGCGGTGA
- a CDS encoding DUF7577 domain-containing protein, with amino-acid sequence MELWGWLIGYVVLFALLHLILYVVYARRNDGETTGSPSFADPNRARSRTSPEPDRYSRVRDEIGDHAPDAPDDDRELDGETVRCPHCGATNAADQTFTYCWHCVSTLRH; translated from the coding sequence ATGGAGCTCTGGGGCTGGCTCATCGGCTACGTGGTTCTGTTTGCCCTCCTTCATCTGATACTGTACGTCGTCTACGCCCGCCGAAACGACGGGGAGACGACGGGATCGCCGTCCTTTGCGGATCCGAACCGCGCGCGTTCACGAACGTCCCCGGAACCGGACCGGTACTCTCGAGTCAGAGACGAGATCGGTGACCACGCTCCCGACGCCCCCGACGACGACCGCGAACTCGATGGCGAGACGGTCCGCTGTCCCCACTGTGGCGCAACGAACGCGGCGGATCAAACGTTCACTTACTGCTGGCACTGCGTCTCGACGCTTCGACACTGA
- a CDS encoding helix-turn-helix domain-containing protein, with protein sequence MKHVRLTLDADGREADVHPMYDVLLNAAAVDRATAMHWNVSDDELAIMHHVEGDIELFRAQLERIPEVVAYELTPAGEGAFYAYVRDRMTEPLRELFATASRGPLVVVPPLEYADGVVSYSVFGPSEAIQTALDRIPDPIDATVTAITGMAAVPGVLESLLSDRQREALEVALSLGYYEIPREASHEDVASEIGCAPSTAAEHLRKAESTVVRSVLTR encoded by the coding sequence ATGAAACACGTCCGACTCACACTGGACGCCGACGGACGTGAAGCCGACGTTCACCCGATGTACGACGTTCTCCTCAACGCAGCGGCCGTCGACCGTGCGACGGCGATGCACTGGAACGTCAGCGACGACGAACTCGCCATCATGCACCACGTCGAGGGTGATATCGAGCTGTTCCGGGCCCAACTCGAGCGGATTCCCGAGGTGGTCGCCTACGAACTCACGCCGGCGGGCGAGGGGGCCTTCTACGCGTACGTTCGAGATAGGATGACAGAACCGCTCCGAGAGCTGTTCGCGACGGCGTCGCGTGGACCGCTAGTCGTCGTTCCACCGCTCGAATACGCCGACGGTGTGGTCTCGTACTCGGTGTTCGGTCCGAGCGAGGCGATCCAGACGGCACTCGATCGGATTCCCGATCCGATCGACGCGACCGTCACGGCGATAACGGGTATGGCAGCGGTTCCCGGCGTTCTCGAATCACTGCTCTCGGATCGCCAACGTGAGGCTCTCGAGGTCGCGCTCTCGCTCGGATACTACGAGATTCCCCGCGAAGCGAGCCACGAGGACGTCGCGAGCGAGATCGGCTGTGCCCCGAGCACCGCAGCGGAACACCTCCGAAAGGCCGAGTCAACGGTCGTTCGGTCGGTACTCACCCGGTGA
- a CDS encoding DUF7532 family protein — protein sequence MHFDQRTQRALRDVGLETDELQAASESVVDAVEADAAALEAFFDAHDVVHSDMDMAHSASEHPEHAVERLDLTTHANEMRGWLRFDSWGAFVENGRILDDDLVELTLGPTIHDRVRFAPDRETL from the coding sequence ATGCACTTCGATCAGCGAACACAGCGGGCGCTTCGGGACGTCGGCCTCGAGACCGACGAGCTTCAGGCGGCCTCCGAATCGGTCGTCGACGCGGTCGAGGCGGACGCCGCGGCGCTCGAGGCGTTCTTCGACGCCCACGACGTGGTTCACTCGGATATGGATATGGCGCACTCGGCGTCCGAGCATCCCGAACACGCGGTCGAGCGACTCGATCTCACGACGCACGCAAACGAGATGCGCGGCTGGCTCCGGTTCGATAGCTGGGGCGCCTTCGTCGAGAACGGCCGAATTCTGGACGACGATCTCGTCGAGTTAACCCTCGGTCCGACGATCCACGACCGGGTCCGCTTTGCGCCCGACCGCGAGACGCTATGA
- a CDS encoding DUF402 domain-containing protein — MTTVRIRGIYATAITRLLEQRGFEIAQASEPIRDRFDESFATAPADVTIDTTRDRQGLELSGVPEEVEAVATALEDVSIDTFRWADDVPRGAVFDAEVVAASGGSGAVVDLGDDRRGYLPYDAVDGYVDDGSRYRLQVHEPAPPWDDDRPLVEPTLEARGDLCTLSRDRHGVSAAVRGARGDELVGMTDLLSIDRPEGWGVRWQPPAAEADLETMTTALERGVERVRTLEDGLADAPGEPDEPDRLLAPGETEWIWFGRESRFELDDVRRDVETTMPGHHRTKAADRAASAAVDFTESVTASIASDGAFPSADSFPFETVARQFGPTVDDRLEIGHGKPDGRLVSLGRGEVTDWGPDGTLTLERSMRGGGTYDALDVPKEDGDVAVTKFREGRWWYPTTYRTADGSTKGTYVNVCTPVELFPERIRYVDLYVDVIKRADGTVEVVDGDELEAAVDDGLVSEELSERARSVAAAVERAFSN, encoded by the coding sequence ATGACGACGGTCCGGATACGCGGCATCTACGCGACCGCGATCACCCGATTGCTCGAGCAACGCGGCTTCGAGATCGCCCAGGCCTCGGAACCGATTCGGGACCGGTTCGACGAATCGTTCGCGACCGCCCCGGCGGACGTCACGATCGACACGACCCGCGATCGACAGGGACTCGAACTCTCGGGCGTTCCAGAGGAGGTCGAAGCGGTCGCGACGGCGCTCGAAGACGTCTCGATCGACACCTTTCGCTGGGCGGACGACGTTCCACGCGGTGCGGTGTTCGACGCCGAGGTGGTAGCGGCGAGCGGCGGGAGCGGTGCGGTCGTCGATCTCGGAGACGATAGGCGTGGCTATCTCCCGTACGACGCCGTCGACGGCTACGTCGACGACGGAAGCCGCTATCGACTCCAGGTACACGAACCCGCGCCACCGTGGGACGACGACCGACCGCTGGTCGAACCGACGCTCGAGGCCCGGGGCGATCTCTGTACGCTCTCGCGGGATCGACACGGCGTCTCGGCGGCGGTTCGCGGCGCTCGTGGCGACGAACTCGTCGGAATGACCGACCTGCTGTCGATCGACCGACCGGAGGGGTGGGGGGTTCGCTGGCAACCGCCGGCGGCCGAGGCCGATCTCGAGACGATGACGACCGCACTGGAGCGCGGCGTCGAGCGAGTACGAACCCTCGAAGACGGTCTCGCGGACGCACCTGGCGAACCCGACGAGCCGGATCGACTCCTGGCTCCGGGAGAGACCGAGTGGATCTGGTTCGGCCGCGAGTCGCGGTTCGAACTGGACGACGTCCGCCGCGACGTGGAGACGACGATGCCGGGGCACCACCGGACGAAGGCCGCCGACCGGGCCGCAAGCGCCGCGGTCGACTTCACCGAGTCGGTGACCGCCTCGATCGCGAGTGATGGCGCGTTCCCGTCGGCCGATTCGTTTCCGTTCGAGACGGTCGCCCGTCAGTTCGGTCCGACGGTCGACGATCGCCTCGAGATCGGCCACGGCAAACCCGACGGCAGGCTCGTCTCGCTCGGTCGCGGCGAGGTCACCGACTGGGGGCCCGACGGAACGCTGACGCTCGAGCGGTCGATGCGCGGTGGCGGGACGTACGACGCACTCGACGTCCCGAAGGAGGACGGCGACGTCGCCGTCACGAAGTTCCGCGAGGGGCGGTGGTGGTATCCGACGACGTACAGAACGGCGGATGGCTCCACGAAGGGAACGTACGTCAACGTCTGTACGCCAGTCGAGCTGTTCCCGGAGCGGATACGGTACGTCGACCTCTACGTCGACGTGATCAAGCGAGCCGACGGGACGGTCGAGGTGGTCGACGGCGACGAACTCGAGGCCGCGGTCGACGACGGACTCGTCAGCGAGGAGCTCTCCGAGCGCGCGCGAAGCGTTGCCGCGGCGGTCGAGCGCGCATTCTCGAACTAA